The Gemmatimonadaceae bacterium genome includes a region encoding these proteins:
- a CDS encoding DUF4105 domain-containing protein codes for MTLRRVALLLLLSPMLAVAQVRPPSAQKPPGPRVTPPSEPGSELTVTLLTMGVGEQVWEQFGHNALWFHLERAPSQGGPVDVVYNWGIFDSSQPYFIPHFLQGRMLYSMGGYPLEETLIDYRERDRAVWAQQLDLTNAQKIALRDFVVWNSQPQNRNYRYDYYLDNCSTRVRDALDRVLGGVIRATFSGRKTNYTYRSETLRLTQREALLASGIDLGLGRPADRDLSAYDEMFLPMRLRDYIRELRIDDGHGGTRPLVKSERMLLGTVRHPEATAPPNWLPVFLTLGILIAALFAVIGWRGARGSARARIGAGVLFATWAFGAGILGLILALLWGVTDHHFAHRNENLLLFNPLWLLLSVFAPMTAVKGGLARTTRWLTFLLAALGVIALLLHLIGLSRESNGPIIAFVLPPMLALAWAVHRATARPRAIERR; via the coding sequence ATGACGCTTCGCCGAGTCGCTCTGCTTCTCTTGCTTTCACCGATGCTCGCCGTCGCTCAGGTGCGGCCGCCGAGCGCCCAGAAACCTCCGGGTCCGCGCGTCACGCCGCCTAGCGAGCCTGGGAGCGAGCTGACCGTCACGCTGCTCACCATGGGTGTCGGCGAGCAGGTCTGGGAGCAATTCGGCCACAACGCGCTCTGGTTCCACCTCGAGCGAGCGCCCTCCCAGGGCGGTCCCGTCGATGTGGTCTACAACTGGGGAATCTTCGACTCGAGCCAGCCATACTTCATACCGCATTTCCTTCAGGGTCGGATGCTGTACTCGATGGGAGGCTATCCGCTTGAGGAAACCCTCATCGACTATCGCGAGCGGGACCGGGCCGTGTGGGCGCAGCAGCTCGACCTGACCAACGCGCAGAAGATTGCGCTGCGCGATTTCGTCGTCTGGAACTCGCAACCCCAGAACAGGAACTATCGGTACGACTACTACCTCGACAACTGCTCAACGCGCGTGCGCGACGCGCTCGATCGCGTGCTCGGCGGCGTGATCCGCGCGACGTTCTCCGGCCGGAAGACGAACTACACCTATCGGTCCGAGACGCTGAGGCTCACGCAACGCGAGGCTCTCCTCGCGTCCGGCATCGATCTCGGCCTGGGACGTCCCGCCGATCGCGACCTTTCGGCGTACGACGAGATGTTCCTGCCAATGCGGCTGCGCGACTACATCCGCGAGCTTCGTATCGACGACGGGCATGGCGGGACGCGTCCGCTCGTGAAGAGCGAACGCATGCTGCTCGGCACGGTGCGACACCCTGAAGCGACCGCGCCTCCCAACTGGCTGCCCGTCTTCCTGACACTCGGTATTCTCATCGCAGCGCTCTTCGCGGTGATTGGGTGGCGCGGCGCGCGTGGAAGCGCGCGGGCGAGAATTGGTGCTGGTGTCCTGTTCGCGACCTGGGCATTCGGCGCGGGTATTCTTGGTCTCATCCTCGCGCTTCTGTGGGGAGTGACCGATCACCACTTCGCCCATCGCAACGAGAACCTTCTCCTCTTCAATCCACTCTGGCTGCTGCTCTCGGTATTTGCGCCGATGACCGCGGTGAAGGGCGGGCTCGCACGAACGACGCGCTGGCTGACCTTCCTGCTGGCCGCGCTCGGAGTGATTGCGCTCTTGCTCCATCTCATTGGACTATCGCGCGAGTCGAATGGGCCGATTATCGCTTTTGTCTTGCCGCCGATGCTGGCGTTGGCGTGGGCCGTGCACCGAGCGACTGCGCGTCCCCGCGCGATCGAGCGTCGATGA
- a CDS encoding DUF5916 domain-containing protein, protein MARHATYDGRANQTSLRAPKADGRDAEVTIDGSLDEPIWRDAAVLTGFSLYAPIDQRPAPDSTEVLVWYSSTAIYFGIRGFEPHGGGDAVHATLADRDRISGDDNVEIHLDTFHDQRRAFVFIVNPLGVQADGMKSEAGGFIPGSNVMPGQNDLSADFIWQSKGRVTPWGFQVEIRIPLKSLRFAARDVQDWGLQIQRNVQHSGYQETWTPARKASASFLAQEGTIVGLTGMHHGEVLELNPELTSTTAGAPQTLANGAAGAWGYEQSATLGGNVKWGMTSNFVLNGTIKPDFSQVEADATQIASDLRFALFYPEKRPFFVEGSDQFNVPNTLVYTRQIVHPTDAAKITGKVGGTDLALLSAVDDPQVSRTPGSNPIATILRVRRDFSGQSTAGVLVSDREEGSAFNRLAGGDVRFVFGRLYFAQFQAVASTTRLSDTTRTGPMWEAVLDRTGRAFGFHYNIIGIHPDFAAWNGFVPRTGYVQPSVSNRFTIYGRPGSVFERYNVFITTNALWRYDDFFSGKSLLESKASASNQFLLHGGWSLNLNPTLASFAFDPAQYAGLVTVAPPGPGSPQLTPFVPSPRITTFVIGTSVNTPIYQEFDASVSATGGNDVDFSETSRVHRFDAGATANWRPTEKVRVNASYVSSMLTRRADDRITTFIRIPRIKVEYQLARPVFVRFVGQYTATTTGDTLVRDPRTGLPLTTIGSLGPQNVERLPSTAFRVDWLFSYRPTPGTVFFVGYGSSLTEDDPLAFSRLRRVNDAFFVKASYLLRM, encoded by the coding sequence GTGGCGCGACACGCGACGTACGACGGCCGCGCTAACCAGACGTCGCTTCGCGCGCCAAAGGCCGACGGACGCGACGCCGAGGTCACCATTGATGGGTCGCTCGACGAACCCATCTGGCGCGATGCGGCAGTACTCACTGGCTTTTCACTCTATGCGCCGATCGATCAACGACCCGCGCCGGATTCGACCGAGGTGCTGGTCTGGTATTCGTCGACCGCGATCTACTTCGGCATCCGCGGGTTCGAGCCGCACGGCGGCGGCGACGCCGTTCATGCGACGCTGGCCGATCGCGATCGCATCAGTGGAGACGACAACGTCGAGATTCATCTCGATACGTTCCACGACCAGCGCCGCGCATTCGTTTTTATAGTGAATCCCCTCGGCGTTCAAGCTGACGGGATGAAAAGCGAGGCCGGCGGCTTCATTCCCGGCTCGAATGTCATGCCCGGACAGAACGATCTCAGTGCCGATTTCATCTGGCAATCGAAGGGGCGCGTCACGCCATGGGGATTCCAGGTCGAGATTCGCATTCCGCTCAAGTCGCTGCGGTTCGCCGCACGCGACGTGCAGGATTGGGGACTTCAGATCCAGCGCAACGTCCAACACTCCGGATATCAGGAGACATGGACGCCCGCTCGTAAGGCATCGGCATCGTTCCTCGCGCAAGAGGGGACGATCGTCGGGCTCACCGGCATGCATCACGGTGAGGTGCTCGAGCTGAATCCGGAGCTGACGTCGACAACCGCCGGCGCGCCCCAGACGCTCGCGAACGGTGCGGCCGGTGCGTGGGGCTACGAGCAGTCCGCCACGTTAGGCGGCAACGTGAAGTGGGGAATGACGAGCAACTTCGTGCTCAACGGCACGATCAAGCCCGATTTCTCCCAGGTCGAAGCGGACGCGACACAGATCGCGAGCGATCTGCGCTTCGCGTTATTCTACCCGGAGAAGCGGCCTTTCTTCGTCGAAGGCAGCGATCAGTTCAACGTTCCGAACACGCTGGTCTACACGCGCCAGATCGTGCATCCGACGGACGCGGCGAAGATTACGGGAAAGGTGGGCGGAACGGATCTCGCCCTCCTTTCGGCCGTCGACGACCCGCAAGTGTCGCGAACGCCCGGCAGCAATCCCATCGCAACGATCCTTCGCGTTAGGCGCGACTTCTCCGGGCAATCGACGGCGGGCGTTCTCGTGAGCGATCGCGAGGAGGGATCGGCGTTCAATCGCCTCGCTGGTGGCGACGTCCGCTTCGTCTTCGGCCGGCTTTATTTCGCGCAATTTCAGGCGGTCGCAAGCACGACGCGTCTCAGCGATACGACGCGCACCGGCCCGATGTGGGAGGCGGTGCTCGATCGAACGGGACGCGCGTTTGGATTCCACTACAACATCATCGGTATTCATCCCGATTTCGCGGCGTGGAACGGCTTCGTGCCGAGAACGGGATATGTGCAGCCCAGCGTCTCCAACCGCTTCACGATCTATGGCCGGCCCGGTTCGGTCTTCGAGCGCTACAACGTTTTCATCACGACGAACGCGCTCTGGCGCTACGACGACTTCTTCTCGGGAAAAAGTCTGCTCGAGAGCAAGGCGTCGGCGAGCAACCAATTCCTCCTGCATGGCGGTTGGTCGCTCAACCTGAATCCGACGCTGGCGAGCTTCGCTTTTGATCCGGCTCAGTACGCAGGACTGGTGACCGTCGCTCCGCCCGGTCCGGGCTCGCCTCAGCTTACACCGTTCGTGCCATCTCCGCGCATAACCACATTCGTCATCGGCACGAGCGTGAATACACCGATCTATCAGGAATTCGACGCCTCGGTGAGCGCGACGGGAGGTAACGACGTCGACTTCAGCGAGACGTCGCGCGTCCACCGCTTCGACGCGGGCGCAACGGCCAACTGGCGGCCGACGGAAAAGGTCCGAGTGAATGCATCCTACGTGAGCTCGATGCTGACCCGCCGCGCCGACGACCGGATCACCACATTCATCCGCATTCCTCGGATCAAGGTAGAGTATCAGCTCGCGCGGCCCGTGTTCGTGCGATTCGTCGGCCAGTACACTGCTACCACGACTGGCGATACGCTCGTGCGCGACCCACGCACGGGGCTGCCGCTGACGACGATCGGCTCGTTAGGTCCGCAGAACGTCGAGCGGCTTCCATCGACGGCATTCCGCGTCGATTGGCTGTTCTCCTATCGACCGACGCCGGGCACGGTGTTCTTCGTGGGCTACGGAAGTAGCTTGACGGAGGATGATCCGTTGGCATTCTCGCGGCTACGGCGCGTCAACGATGCGTTCTTCGTGAAGGCGAGTTATCTGCTGAGGATGTAG
- a CDS encoding DinB family protein — MADLLENLFAHMWWAHDELFAELRKEPPDAETLRLLAHVVAAEHLWLGRIDLTKARVAVWPTLSLDDVAQLESENRARFRELIGRRDDTREQRVRYRNSAGNAFDNSVREILTHVALHGHYHRGQIARVMRAAGREPVYTDYIGFVRKGR, encoded by the coding sequence ATGGCCGACCTTCTCGAGAATCTCTTCGCTCACATGTGGTGGGCGCATGACGAGTTGTTCGCGGAGCTTCGTAAGGAGCCGCCGGACGCGGAGACGCTCCGGCTCCTTGCACACGTCGTTGCAGCAGAGCATTTGTGGCTCGGTCGCATCGATCTCACCAAGGCAAGAGTCGCCGTGTGGCCGACACTGTCGCTCGACGACGTCGCGCAACTCGAGAGCGAGAACCGCGCGCGCTTTCGCGAACTGATCGGCCGGCGCGACGACACGCGTGAACAACGCGTGCGCTACCGGAACAGCGCCGGCAACGCGTTCGACAACAGTGTCCGCGAGATTCTCACGCACGTCGCGCTGCACGGCCATTACCATCGCGGACAGATCGCGCGCGTGATGCGAGCCGCGGGCCGTGAGCCAGTGTATACGGATTACATCGGCTTCGTGCGAAAGGGGCGCTAG
- a CDS encoding ROK family protein has protein sequence MPRTKKTATRKSSRAMRAKSRSRSGPATLAVDIGGSHVKASVLDARGRMIHDRVRIETPKRVTPQELVTLISQLVPSLPRFDRVSVGFPGVVRNGVIRTAPNLGTERFQGFNLARALERRLHKPVRVENDADVQGLAAVKGKGVEMVITLGTGFGSSIFVDGHLGPHLELAHHNFRKDKTYEDELGEAARQRDGDNSWQRHVLEAIDSLRNLTNFDHLYIGGGNSRLLDVVLPRDVSVVSNTAGILGGVRLWA, from the coding sequence ATGCCACGCACGAAGAAAACGGCGACCAGGAAATCCTCGCGAGCGATGCGCGCGAAGTCGCGCTCCCGCTCCGGCCCCGCGACACTCGCCGTCGACATTGGCGGCTCTCACGTCAAAGCGTCGGTGCTCGACGCGCGCGGTCGCATGATTCACGACCGGGTGCGTATCGAGACACCGAAGCGGGTGACGCCACAGGAACTCGTGACGCTGATTTCGCAGCTGGTGCCATCACTGCCGCGATTCGATCGCGTATCTGTCGGCTTTCCGGGCGTCGTCCGGAACGGTGTCATTCGTACCGCGCCGAACCTCGGCACCGAGCGCTTTCAGGGCTTCAATCTGGCTCGGGCCCTCGAGCGACGATTGCATAAGCCGGTTCGCGTCGAGAACGATGCCGACGTGCAGGGACTTGCCGCGGTGAAGGGGAAGGGCGTCGAGATGGTGATTACGCTCGGCACCGGCTTCGGCTCGTCGATCTTCGTCGATGGACATCTCGGTCCACACCTCGAGCTTGCTCATCACAACTTCCGCAAAGACAAGACGTACGAGGACGAGCTTGGCGAGGCTGCGCGCCAGCGTGACGGCGACAACTCCTGGCAGCGCCACGTGCTGGAAGCGATCGACTCGTTACGCAATCTTACGAACTTCGACCATCTCTACATCGGCGGCGGCAATTCGCGTTTGCTCGACGTCGTTCTGCCTCGCGACGTGAGCGTCGTGTCGAACACCGCTGGCATACTTGGCGGCGTTCGACTCTGGGCGTAA
- a CDS encoding HD domain-containing protein, whose translation MRPSLDNPAIRQTALNRARWFVFEHFELVLVLLLVSSMLAIHWFIDEKIAFLNFYYLPVIAAGFYLGRRSAVWSSVFIVALVAFFEAFVGLNGSAALESGLNIRLLFTMIPWAGFLILTGYAVGTLADQRRARLEDLKGAYMTMLELLTFHLESSERHNTGHSFRVAARAVTLGRELGMRSEELEDLRVAALLHELGPQDPRLLRLFEQFPGDVRQLPIATSMRAALDLVSEYSHYHEHVGADWPVDLVRSSLGVKVLAVADAFETLQMPSPNRPPFSPWGAVEEIERGAGQIFATDVVRALRKLAAAPEPVDQIPRALSVVRGA comes from the coding sequence ATGCGACCTTCTCTCGACAACCCGGCCATCCGCCAGACGGCGCTCAATCGCGCCAGATGGTTCGTGTTCGAGCATTTCGAGCTGGTGCTCGTGCTCCTGCTCGTGAGCAGCATGCTCGCGATCCACTGGTTCATCGACGAGAAGATCGCCTTTCTCAACTTCTACTACCTCCCTGTCATCGCCGCGGGGTTCTACCTCGGCCGGCGCAGCGCCGTTTGGTCTTCGGTATTCATCGTCGCCCTGGTTGCCTTCTTTGAAGCGTTCGTGGGCCTCAATGGCTCGGCCGCGCTCGAAAGCGGGCTGAATATCCGGCTCCTCTTCACGATGATCCCATGGGCAGGATTCCTCATCCTTACCGGGTACGCCGTCGGCACGCTTGCCGATCAGCGGCGTGCGCGGCTCGAGGATCTCAAGGGCGCGTACATGACCATGCTGGAGCTGCTGACGTTCCATCTCGAGTCCAGCGAACGGCACAATACCGGTCACAGCTTCCGCGTCGCCGCACGCGCGGTCACGCTCGGCCGCGAACTCGGTATGCGCAGTGAGGAGCTGGAAGACCTTCGTGTCGCGGCACTCCTCCATGAGCTGGGGCCGCAGGACCCACGGCTGCTGCGACTCTTCGAGCAGTTCCCTGGCGATGTTCGCCAGTTGCCAATCGCGACGTCGATGCGCGCGGCGCTCGACCTCGTGAGCGAGTACAGCCATTACCACGAGCACGTCGGTGCTGATTGGCCCGTCGATCTCGTTCGCAGCTCCCTCGGCGTGAAAGTGCTCGCCGTCGCCGACGCATTCGAGACGCTGCAGATGCCAAGCCCAAACCGGCCGCCATTCTCGCCGTGGGGCGCCGTCGAGGAGATCGAGCGTGGTGCGGGTCAGATCTTCGCCACCGACGTCGTACGTGCGCTTCGCAAGCTCGCCGCGGCGCCGGAGCCGGTCGACCAGATTCCGCGCGCGTTGAGCGTGGTGCGCGGCGCATAG
- a CDS encoding class I SAM-dependent methyltransferase: protein MKAYDSSYFHRWYRDPHTRVTSERTLERKVHLAVSAAEYMLGRRVRTVLDVGCGEARWCVALRRMRPGVGYIGVESSEYAVRTFGASRNVRQGSFGTLRSLKLRGPFDLVVCADVLQYVSRPDLGRGLREIRRLLGGVAYIEAYAREDDMEGDMDGWIYRSAATYRREFRNAGLTHCGLYCFIDALKIEAVNALEVCS from the coding sequence GTGAAAGCTTACGATTCCTCGTACTTCCACCGCTGGTATCGCGATCCACACACGCGCGTGACGTCGGAACGCACGCTCGAGCGGAAGGTGCATCTCGCGGTATCGGCCGCCGAGTATATGCTTGGCCGCCGCGTGCGAACGGTGCTCGACGTCGGATGCGGGGAGGCGCGATGGTGCGTCGCGCTCCGGCGTATGCGGCCCGGCGTCGGGTACATCGGCGTCGAATCGAGCGAGTACGCGGTGCGAACCTTTGGTGCGAGCCGAAACGTTAGGCAGGGAAGTTTCGGCACGCTCCGTTCGCTGAAGCTGCGCGGTCCGTTCGATCTCGTCGTCTGCGCCGACGTGCTGCAGTATGTGTCGAGGCCCGACCTGGGCCGGGGGCTCCGCGAGATTCGCCGCTTGTTAGGCGGCGTTGCCTACATCGAGGCCTACGCCCGCGAGGACGACATGGAGGGTGACATGGACGGCTGGATCTACCGCTCGGCTGCAACGTACCGGCGGGAGTTTCGAAACGCGGGTTTGACACACTGCGGGCTGTACTGCTTTATCGACGCGTTGAAGATCGAGGCAGTGAACGCCCTGGAGGTGTGCTCGTGA
- a CDS encoding ADOP family duplicated permease codes for MTLSVFDRLDLLRHDLRLAARSLSRSPVFVATTVLSLALGIGASAAAFSVLEAVRFRALPFPNGDRLVVIQEVPLSANGSAAACPIGCDPSYETFAQVLRNRPFHSLDAVAAFTSGAKGLVLGDEIVPILGGVVSPNVFPLLNARATLGRTFSSEDDRLGTTPVVVLSYALWTGRFAQDPDILGKIVKLSDTRYTVVGVMPAGFEFESGSQFWLPVVPTLDPSTRPSIRNMTVVGRLAPNATISMLRSELTTIAPAVQMTARGQPVSTKLAAQPLRERYVASTQSHDVIFAGVVACVLLIAVANVATLLLVRTAHQERELAVRTALGGGTGNLTRYLVAQQAMLVAAGAVLGLLLASWLLRGLRSLAVLDSIRPLGMEYRIDGTVAAFAIALSLGIALVLGLLPVRAVRRMDVQRVLRESASGAGGGRRSLTQRAFVVAETAGAVVLLVGAALMARTVLRLTQVDVGFDAARLVQGTPSFPHSWRVKETYVPVAKRILVDMGALPGAASAAMRASNSLGIRGAPGEIRLAGDASPLAPSLTPKNVISVSSSYFSTAGVRLVAGREFNDADRETTVPVAIVNEWAARKWWPGTNAVGQMFRVDSAPRVRVTVTVVGVVRDNKATQPNVLLAIDGPEVYRPYEQAPSAFPTYVVRATNGLAPQALLRPTRQALIRAVPDRPLFTQLVAEQVALQLAGVRTNALQIMAFALIGLVLSLVGIHGVLAYTVSRRTREIGIRGALGATRGTLRAMVLRDALLLVVVGLVIGLPAAALAAPVIGGLMHGGRLADPLVYFAVAVTVLLASFVASWIPARRASNVDPNIALRT; via the coding sequence GTGACGCTTAGCGTCTTCGACCGACTCGATCTGTTGCGCCACGACCTACGGCTCGCCGCGCGTTCCTTGTCGCGGAGCCCAGTGTTCGTCGCGACGACTGTGTTGTCGCTCGCGCTTGGCATTGGCGCGAGCGCGGCGGCATTCAGCGTGCTCGAGGCCGTCCGCTTTCGCGCGCTTCCCTTCCCCAATGGCGACCGCCTCGTCGTCATTCAGGAAGTGCCGCTCTCGGCGAACGGCAGCGCGGCGGCCTGCCCGATCGGCTGCGATCCGTCGTACGAGACGTTTGCCCAGGTGCTGCGCAACCGTCCCTTCCATTCGCTCGACGCCGTCGCCGCGTTCACCTCCGGCGCCAAGGGTCTGGTCTTGGGCGACGAAATCGTCCCAATCCTCGGCGGCGTCGTGTCGCCTAACGTCTTTCCGCTTCTGAACGCACGAGCGACGCTCGGTCGCACCTTCAGCTCCGAGGATGACCGCCTCGGCACGACGCCGGTCGTGGTCCTGAGCTACGCACTCTGGACCGGGCGCTTCGCGCAGGATCCCGACATCCTCGGAAAGATCGTGAAGCTCAGCGACACGCGCTACACGGTAGTAGGGGTCATGCCGGCGGGTTTCGAGTTCGAGTCTGGCTCGCAGTTCTGGCTGCCCGTGGTGCCGACGCTCGATCCGAGCACGCGTCCGTCGATTCGAAATATGACGGTTGTCGGCCGACTCGCACCTAACGCGACCATCAGCATGCTTCGGAGCGAGCTGACGACGATCGCGCCCGCGGTGCAGATGACCGCGCGCGGCCAGCCGGTGTCGACGAAGCTCGCGGCCCAACCGCTTCGCGAGCGCTATGTCGCGTCGACGCAATCGCACGACGTGATTTTTGCCGGCGTCGTCGCGTGCGTGTTGCTGATCGCCGTCGCCAACGTCGCGACATTGCTGCTCGTTCGCACGGCGCACCAGGAGCGCGAGCTCGCGGTGCGAACCGCCCTCGGCGGCGGAACCGGCAACCTAACGAGATATCTTGTCGCACAGCAGGCGATGCTGGTCGCCGCCGGTGCCGTGCTCGGGCTCCTCCTTGCGAGTTGGCTGCTGCGCGGTTTGCGGTCGCTCGCGGTGCTCGACTCGATACGGCCGCTCGGCATGGAGTATCGAATCGACGGCACTGTCGCCGCCTTTGCCATTGCGCTCTCGCTCGGCATCGCGCTCGTGCTCGGCCTCTTGCCCGTACGCGCGGTGCGCCGGATGGATGTGCAGCGTGTCCTGCGTGAGAGCGCGAGCGGTGCGGGTGGTGGACGGCGCAGCCTCACCCAGCGGGCTTTTGTCGTCGCCGAAACGGCGGGCGCCGTCGTGCTGCTCGTCGGCGCGGCGCTCATGGCGCGAACGGTGCTCCGCCTAACGCAAGTCGACGTCGGCTTCGACGCCGCGCGATTGGTCCAGGGGACGCCGAGCTTCCCGCACAGCTGGCGCGTGAAGGAGACGTACGTGCCGGTGGCGAAACGGATCCTCGTGGATATGGGAGCGCTGCCTGGGGCGGCGTCGGCGGCGATGCGGGCGTCGAACTCGCTCGGCATACGCGGCGCGCCCGGTGAGATCCGCCTCGCGGGAGACGCGTCTCCGCTCGCGCCGTCGCTGACGCCGAAGAACGTCATCTCGGTGAGCTCTTCCTATTTCTCGACGGCCGGCGTTCGTCTCGTTGCCGGTCGCGAGTTCAACGACGCCGACCGCGAGACGACGGTGCCCGTCGCGATCGTGAACGAGTGGGCGGCGCGGAAGTGGTGGCCCGGGACGAACGCAGTCGGCCAGATGTTCCGCGTCGACAGCGCGCCGCGCGTGAGGGTAACGGTGACGGTTGTCGGCGTCGTCCGCGACAACAAGGCGACTCAGCCTAACGTGTTGCTCGCGATCGATGGACCCGAAGTGTATCGTCCGTATGAGCAGGCGCCCTCGGCCTTTCCGACTTATGTCGTTCGGGCCACGAATGGCCTGGCGCCACAAGCGCTGCTCCGTCCGACTCGTCAGGCGCTGATCCGCGCCGTGCCGGATCGGCCGCTCTTCACACAGCTCGTCGCCGAGCAGGTCGCGCTGCAGCTTGCGGGCGTGCGAACGAACGCGCTTCAGATCATGGCCTTCGCCTTGATCGGCCTTGTGCTCTCGCTCGTCGGCATTCACGGCGTGCTAGCCTACACGGTGAGCCGACGCACGCGCGAGATAGGAATTCGCGGTGCGCTCGGTGCAACTCGTGGAACGCTACGCGCGATGGTTCTGCGCGACGCGTTACTGCTCGTCGTGGTCGGGTTGGTGATTGGATTGCCGGCCGCCGCGCTTGCGGCGCCGGTGATCGGCGGCCTGATGCACGGCGGGCGTCTTGCGGACCCGCTGGTGTACTTCGCGGTCGCAGTGACTGTGCTGTTGGCGTCGTTCGTGGCGAGCTGGATACCGGCTCGGCGGGCGTCGAACGTCGATCCAAATATTGCGTTGAGGACTTGA
- a CDS encoding NAD-dependent epimerase/dehydratase family protein, translating to MTTRRDFLKTTAIAGGAVGLGVNLDGCAHPAQIPPNDRVEFTTPPREKAPRPLRILILGGTGFIGPYQVQYALDRGHTVTLFNRGKTNPKLFPTVEKLIGDRNGDLKSLEGRQWDAVIDNSVQTDPHWVTLSADLLKNSVKQYVFVSTRSVYSDLSRVPMTSDAPVFTEETARWDRSKPMPYGLVKALAEKEAQKYFPGRTTIVRPGLIIGPGDLTDRFTYWPVRIERGGEVLSPGDGSDPVQIIDARDLAEWMVRLVEQDAPGVFNAVGPKNPRSFAEFLHGIKAATSSEATFTWVDADFLIARDVRAYREMPVWQPARGKNLGFARFDISPELALGITFRPLAVTTRDTLDYYHSQPPARQETLRAGLAADREAQVLAEWHARKA from the coding sequence ATGACCACTCGCCGCGATTTCCTGAAAACCACGGCCATTGCTGGCGGCGCCGTTGGCCTCGGCGTCAACCTCGATGGTTGCGCGCATCCAGCGCAGATCCCACCAAACGACCGCGTCGAGTTCACCACCCCACCGCGAGAGAAGGCGCCGCGTCCGCTCCGCATTCTCATCCTCGGCGGCACGGGATTCATCGGGCCCTATCAGGTGCAGTACGCGCTCGATCGCGGTCACACGGTCACGCTCTTCAATCGTGGCAAAACGAACCCGAAACTCTTCCCGACCGTCGAGAAGCTCATCGGCGATCGCAATGGCGACCTCAAGTCGCTCGAGGGGCGCCAATGGGATGCGGTGATCGACAACTCGGTGCAGACCGATCCGCATTGGGTTACGCTGAGCGCCGATCTGCTGAAGAACAGCGTCAAGCAGTACGTCTTCGTGTCGACGCGTTCGGTCTACTCTGACCTGAGCCGCGTGCCGATGACCTCGGACGCACCCGTCTTCACGGAAGAGACGGCGCGTTGGGATCGCAGCAAGCCGATGCCATATGGTCTCGTGAAGGCGCTCGCCGAGAAGGAGGCGCAGAAGTATTTCCCGGGTCGCACGACGATCGTTCGACCAGGGCTCATCATCGGACCGGGTGATCTAACCGACCGCTTCACCTATTGGCCCGTTCGTATCGAGCGGGGTGGAGAAGTGCTCTCGCCTGGCGACGGCAGCGATCCCGTTCAGATCATCGACGCGCGCGATCTCGCGGAATGGATGGTTCGCCTGGTCGAGCAAGATGCCCCTGGTGTGTTCAACGCCGTCGGTCCGAAAAACCCGCGTTCGTTCGCCGAGTTTCTCCATGGCATCAAGGCCGCGACCAGCTCCGAGGCGACATTTACATGGGTCGACGCGGATTTCCTCATCGCCCGTGACGTGCGCGCGTACCGAGAGATGCCCGTCTGGCAGCCCGCGCGCGGTAAGAATCTCGGCTTCGCGCGGTTCGATATCTCGCCCGAGCTCGCGTTAGGCATCACCTTCCGCCCGCTCGCGGTGACGACTCGCGACACGCTCGACTACTATCACTCGCAGCCGCCCGCGCGTCAGGAGACGCTGCGCGCGGGTCTTGCCGCGGACCGCGAGGCGCAAGTGCTTGCTGAATGGCACGCTCGTAAGGCTTGA